In a single window of the Elaeis guineensis isolate ETL-2024a chromosome 8, EG11, whole genome shotgun sequence genome:
- the LOC105049988 gene encoding LOW QUALITY PROTEIN: putative wall-associated receptor kinase-like 16 (The sequence of the model RefSeq protein was modified relative to this genomic sequence to represent the inferred CDS: inserted 2 bases in 1 codon) yields MRSRAASLSKEMVWQVMLLQLVWLSSAFAAPTARPGCPSECGGVNIPYPFGTIDNCYYNGFDITCNETLHPPKPFLGDGNIEVVDITLDGLVKVKHYIAHDCYDSQQNNIRRNSPQIRLGTQRPYRFSDAQNKFVAIGCDTIGYLIDEGGTFSSGCISRCSNMTYVTNGTCSGIGCCEISIPKGFGTFDVKLRSFHNHADCWSFSPCSYAFLADKSFQFNTSNFLGYKGVIMTEVTLEWAVGNKTCEKARHEEGFACIAEHSECYTSGRGYRCKCTQGYRGNPYLQDGCEDIDECRQSNQCVRDCINTPGSYSCTCPXGRKNVTGCTAIQNRFPLVADAGFSFLFLIASISWLYWTLSKRRLVKLKEKFFRQNGGLLLQLQISSLGSSGGDDSTTKIFTSEGLQSATNNYDEDCIVGRGGSGTVYKGILSDHRVVAIKRSKIASKGEIEQFINEVVLLSSINHRNVVKLLGCCLKTQVPLLVSEFMSNGTLSHHIHDEDRRGSLSLDNRIRIATETAEALAYLHSSTSTPIIHRDVKSTNILLDDNFTAKVSDFGTSRLVPFDRNCLTSLVRGTFGYLDPEYFYSGQFTDKSDVYSFGVVLVELLTGEKAISMIKSEENRNLVKHFVSCMKEDRLSEVLEDCIVYEGSTELVVAVAELAERCLRLNREERPTMKKVAMELEGLRMSAKHPWVKENNEEIEPLLAEPQLSELEFYGGDGESSYSGLAPFNIMS; encoded by the exons atgaggagTAGAGCAGCATCCCTGTCGAAGGAAATGGTCTGGCAAGTGATGCTGCTTCAACTTGTATGGCTATCCTCAGCATTTGCCGCACCCACAGCTCGGCCGGGATGCCCGTCGGAATGCGGTGGCGTCAATATTCCCTACCCCTTCGGCACCATTGACAACTGCTACTACAATGGTTTTGACATCACTTGCAACGAGACGCTCCATCCACCTAAACCATTCCTTGGCGATGGCAACATAGAGGTGGTGGATATCACCCTCGACGGCCTGGTGAAAGTCAAACATTATATTGCTCACGACTGTTACGATAGTCAGCAAAACAATATCCGGAGAAACAGCCCACAAATAAGACTGGGGACGCAAAGGCCCTATAGGTTTTCCGACGCCCAAAACAAGTTTGTGGCCATCGGCTGCGACACCATCGGCTACCTCATCGACGAGGGTGGCACGTTCTCGAGCGGGTGCATCTCTCGCTGCAGCAACATGACCTACGTGACCAATGGGACTTGCTCTGGCATCGGCTGCTGCGAGATCAGTATACCGAAGGGCTTCGGGACGTTTGACGTTAAGCTCAGGAGCTTTCACAATCACGCCGACTGTTGGAGCTTCAGCCCTTGCAGCTATGCCTTCTTGGCTGACAAATCCTTTCAGTTCAATACATCAAATTTCTTAGGCTACAAAGGCGTTATCATGACGGAGGTGACTCTGGAATGGGCGGTGGGGAACAAGACGTGCGAAAAAGCTCGGCacgaggagggctttgcatgcaTCGCTGAGCACAGTGAATGCTATACAAGTGGCCGGGGATACCGCTGCAAGTGCACCCAAGGCTACCGAGGGAACCCCTATCTTCAAGACGGATGCGAAG ATATCGACGAGTGTCGACAGAGCAATCAGTGCGTCAGAGATTGCATAAATACGCCAGGATCTTATAGCTGTACTTGTCC CGGCCGAAAGAATGTAACCGGATGCACCGCTATTCAAAATAGATTTC CACTTGTTGCAGATGCTGGGTTTAGCTTCCTGTTTTTGATTGCCAGCATATCTTGGTTGTACTGGACTTTAAGTAAAAGGAGACTCGTCAAGCTCAAGGAGAAGTTCTTCCGACAAAATGGCGGTCTTCTGCTACAACTTCAGATCTCTTCATTAGGAAGCAGCGGTGGTGATGATTCCACCACGAAGATATTTACCTCGGAGGGGCTCCAAAGTGCAACCAACAACTATGATGAGGATTGTATCGTTGGCCGGGGAGGCTCTGGAACGGTATATAAAGGGATCTTATCCGACCATAGAGTGGTCGCAATTAAGAGATCTAAGATTGCTTCCAAGGGTGAAATCGAGCAGTTCATAAATGAAGTCGTTCTCCTCTCCAGTATCAACCATAGAAACGTGGTGAAGCTCTTGGGGTGTTGCCTGAAGACTCAAGTACCCTTGCTGGTGTCTGAATTTATGTCCAATGGAACCCTATCTCACCACATCCATGATGAAGACCGTAGAGGCTCGTTATCCTTGGATAATAGGATAAGGATCGCCACGGAAACAGCTGAAGCATTGGCCTACCTTCACTCCTCGACTTCCACTCCGATCATCCATAGAGATGTGAAGTCCACCAACATCCTCTTAGATGACAACTTCACAGCTAAAGTTTCGGATTTTGGTACTTCGCGGTTGGTTCCGTTTGATCGGAACTGCCTTACTTCACTGGTGCGAGGAACATTTGGGTACTTAGACCCAGAATACTTTTATTCCGGTCAGTTCACTGATAAGAGTGATGTCTATAGCTTTGGGGTCGTACTTGTCGAGCTCTTGACAGGTGAGAAAGCTATCTCGATGATTAAATCTGAAGAAAATAGAAATCTTGTGAAACATTTCGTTTCTTGCATGAAGGAGGATCGGCTTTCTGAGGTTCTCGAGGATTGCATCGTCTATGAAGGATCCACGGAGCTGGTGGTGGCGGTCGCTGAGCTCGCTGAGAGATGCCTTAGATTGAATAGAGAGGAGAGGCCCACAATGAAAAAGGTGGCAAtggagctagagggtttgagaatGTCCGCGAAACACCCTTGGGTTAAAGAGAACAATGAGGAGATTGAACCTTTGTTGGCAGAGCCACAGTTAAGCGAGCTTGAATTCTATGGTGGCGATGGTGAGTCTTCCTACAGTGGATTGGCGCCATTCAATATCATGAGTTGA